The proteins below come from a single Flavobacteriales bacterium genomic window:
- the lptC gene encoding LPS export ABC transporter periplasmic protein LptC, which produces MNPLPGSRILLKCIPVLFGAGMFFSCVNDPKEVDRIARIDEMPQETMEEVTLIYSDSGQTRAILETPLINKFYSPKEKMEFPNGLKLTFFKPGQQKESVLTSNYGLLDQANRSLLVRSNVVFINFMRGDTMNTEVLNWNQDSAKVFTDKLVVVHGRDGIFTCRQGLKAGEAFDWYEFNGVAGKYNYQNEE; this is translated from the coding sequence ATGAACCCTCTCCCTGGTTCACGAATACTTTTAAAATGCATTCCGGTCCTGTTTGGGGCCGGAATGTTTTTTTCATGTGTAAACGATCCAAAGGAGGTTGACCGCATTGCGCGCATCGATGAAATGCCGCAGGAGACCATGGAGGAAGTCACCCTCATATATTCAGATTCAGGTCAAACCCGTGCCATTCTGGAAACGCCCCTCATTAATAAATTTTACTCCCCCAAGGAGAAAATGGAATTTCCCAATGGGCTAAAGCTCACCTTTTTTAAACCGGGTCAACAAAAAGAATCCGTTTTAACATCGAATTATGGACTATTGGACCAGGCCAATCGCAGTTTATTGGTTCGGAGCAATGTGGTTTTTATTAATTTTATGCGGGGCGACACCATGAATACGGAGGTTCTGAATTGGAATCAGGACAGCGCCAAAGTATTTACCGATAAACTCGTGGTGGTACATGGAAGAGACGGAATTTTTACCTGCCGACAAGGACTAAAAGCCGGGGAGGCGTTTGACTGGTATGAATTCAATGGCGTTGCCGGGAAATACAATTACCAAAACGAGGAATAA